A region of Larimichthys crocea isolate SSNF chromosome X, L_crocea_2.0, whole genome shotgun sequence DNA encodes the following proteins:
- the keap1b gene encoding kelch-like ECH-associated protein 1B yields MTECLTECKALVTPSTRNGHRVFSYTLESHTAAAFAIMNELRLERQLCDVTLRVRYKDLEAVDFVAHKVVLASSSPVFRAMFTNGLKECGMELVPIEGIHPKVMDRLIEFAYTASISVGEKCVIHVMNGAVMYQIDSVVKACCDFLVQQLDPSNAIGIANFAEQIGCTELHQKAREYIYMNFSQVATQEEFFNLSHCQLVTLISRDELNVRCESEVFQACVAWVRYDRENRRPYVQALLQAVRCHSLTPNFLQAQLQSLDWDPQCKDYLSQIFQDLTLHKPTKVMSCRIPKVPQLIYTAGGYFRQSLSYLEAYNPCSGAWLRLADLQVPRSGLAACVISGLFYAVGGRNNAPDGNMDSNALDCYNPMNNCWLPCAPMSVPRNRIGVGVIDGMIYAVGGSHGCIHHNSVERYDPERDQWHLVAPMLTRRIGVGVAVINRLLYAVGGFDGANRLSSCECYNPERDEWKTMAAMNTVRSGAGVCSLGNHIFVMGGYDGTNQLNTVERYDVETDAWSFAASMRHRRSALGVTALHGRIYVMGGYDGNTFLDSVECYDPEKDTWAEVTHMTSGRSGVGVAVTMEPCQKDLPQCQTPERENGAASPAYQSSANCNFSTHHNQRQGGHFGKGA; encoded by the exons ATGACAGAGTGCCTGACAGAATGCAAAGCGCTGGTGACTCCGTCCACGCGCAACGGCCACCGCGTCTTCAGCTACACGCTCGAGAGCCACACGGCAGCCGCCTTCGCCATCATGAACGAGCTGCGTCTGGAGCGTCAGCTGTGCGACGTCACGCTGCGCGTGCGCTACAAGGACTTGGAGGCGGTGGACTTTGTGGCTCACAAGGTGGTGCTGGCCTCCTCGTCCCCGGTCTTCAGGGCCATGTTCACCAACGGCCTGAAGGAGTGCGGTATGGAGTTGGTGCCCATCGAGGGGATCCATCCCAAG GTCATGGACCGACTGATCGAGTTTGCCTACACAGCTAGCATCTCCGTAGGAGAGAAGTGCGTGATCCACGTGATGAACGGCGCCGTCATGTACCAGATCGACAGCGTCGTCAAGGCCTGCTGCGATTTCCTCGTCCAGCAGCTCGACCCCAGCAACGCCATCGGCATCGCCAACTTCGCCGAGCAGATCGGTTGCACCGAGCTCCACCAGAAGGCCAGAGAGTACATCTACATGAACTTCAGCCAG GTGGCGACCCAGGAGGAGTTCTTCAACTTGTCCCACTGTCAGCTCGTCACCCTCATCAGCCGCGACGAGCTCAACGTGCGCTGCGAGTCCGAAGTCTTCCAGGCGTGCGTGGCTTGGGTGCGCTACGACCGGGAGAACCGACGACCGTACGTCCAGGCTTTGCTCCAGGCCGTCCGCTGCCATTCCCTCACCCCCAACTTCCTGCAGGCCCAGCTTCAGTCTCTGGACTGGGACCCTCAGTGTAAAGACTACCTGTCCCAGATCTTCCAGGACCTCACCCTCCACAAACCCACCAAAGTCATGTCTTGCCGAATACCCAAGGTTCCGCAGCTCATCTACACGGCGGGGGGTTATTTCCGTCAGTCTCTCAGCTACCTGGAGGCGTACAATCCCTGTTCAGGAGCCTGGCTCAGGCTCGCCGACCTGCAGGTACCCCGCAGCGGCCTCGCAGCCTGTGTGATCAGCGGGCTTTTCTACGCCGTAGGTGGAAGAAACAACGCGCCCGATGGCAACATGGACTCGAACGCATTGGACTGCTACAATCCCATGAACAACTGCTGGCTGCCGTGCGCGCCAATGAGCGTACCCCGGAACCGGATCGGAGTGGGCGTCATCGACGGCATGATTTACGCGGTCGGCGGATCTCACGGGTGTATTCATCACAACAGCGTTGAAAG gtaTGATCCAGAAAGGGACCAGTGGCATCTCGTAGCCCCCATGTTGACGCGGCGTATCGGCGTTGGCGTCGCCGTCATCAACCGCCTGCTTTACGCCGTCGGAGGCTTCGACGGGGCGAACCGGCTCAGCTCCTGCGAGTGCTACAACCCCGAGAGGGACGAGTGGAAGACCATGGCGGCCATGAACACTGTGCGCTCCGGAGCCG GCGTGTGCTCGCTGGGGAATCACATTTTTGTGATGGGCGGCTACGACGGCACCAACCAGCTGAACACGGTGGAGCGCTACGACGTGGAGACCGACGCGTGGAGCTTTGCTGCCTCCATGAGGCACCGACGCAGCGCTCTGGGAGTCACTGCGTTACACGGACGCATCTATGTGATGG gaGGTTACGATGGCAACACTTTCCTGGACAGCGTGGAGTGCTATGACCCAGAAAAGGACACCTGGGCGGAGGTGACTCACATGACGTCAGGGCGGAGCGGGGTGGGCGTGGCTGTCACCATGGAGCCGTGCCAGAAGGACCTGCCACAGTGTCAGACACCCGAGAGGGAGAACGGCGCCGCGTCGCCGGCCTATCAGTCATCAGCCAACTGCAACTTCAGCACTCACCACAATCAGCGGCAAGGCGGGCACTTCGGCAAAGGCgcatga
- the s1pr5b gene encoding sphingosine 1-phosphate receptor 5b codes for MEPSSSAHAGTPPSTPIIPTSPTPCPYDYLQFFWKYQDNSVLVEHYNYTGKLQKDRYREGLKPEGIAFLVVCLLIVLENAVVLIAIWRNKKFHLPMYYLLGNLTLSDLLAGITYMANIIMSGPNTLKLTPLLWFLREGGVFITLAASVISLLAIAIERHVTMVTMRPYHGAKRGRMLALIGASWALAGFLGVLPILGWNCMHRLDQCSIVLPLYAKSYILFCVSVFSAVLLAIVVLYARVFRIVRTNTQRQRLGLSGSMRKGLARKSQKYIALLKTVTIVLGVFIACWLPLFLLLLLDFFCPARTCSLLYKADYFLGVAMVNSLLNPIIYTLTSKDMRRAILRLLCRPCLMTRDGQVKKIGMPFLECSFSKTEVASQKLEGGPETTISSGNVITTPSPIKALYPKLFKS; via the coding sequence ATGGAGCCTTCAAGTTCTGCTCATGCAGGGACTCCCCCCTCTACACCTATAATCCCCACCTCACCTACTCCTTGCCCCTATGACTACTTGCAGTTCTTCTGGAAGTACCAGGACAATTCAGTCCTCGTGGAGCATTACAACTACACGGGCAAGCTGCAGAAAGACCGCTACCGTGAAGGGCTCAAACCTGAGGGCATTGCATTCCTGGTGGTGTGTCTCCTCATTGTCCTGGAGAACGCTGTGGTTCTCATCGCCATTTGGAGGAACAAGAAGTTCCACCTGCCCATGTATTACCTGCTGGGAAACCTGACTCTGTCTGATCTGCTGGCTGGGATTACATACATGGCCAACATTATCATGTCTGGACCTAATACTTTGAAACTGACACCACTGCTATGGTTCCTCAGGGAGGGAGGAGTCTTCATCACTCTGGCTGCCTCTGTAATTAGTCTGCTGGCCATTGCAATTGAACGGCATGTTACTATGGTGACTATGAGGCCATACCACGGGGCAAAGCGGGGACGGATGTTGGCATTGATTGGTGCAAGTTGGGCCTTGGCAGGGTTTTTGGGGGTCCTTCCAATTTTGGGATGGAACTGCATGCACAGACTGGACCAGTGTTCGATAGTCCTCCCGCTTTATGCCAAGAGCTACATCCTCTTCTGCGTGTCTGTGTTCAGTGCGGTGCTCCTGGCCATCGTGGTGCTTTACGCCAGAGTTTTTCGCATCGTCCGCACCAACACGCAGCGGCAGCGGCTGGGCCTGTCGGGCAGCATGAGGAAGGGCTTAGCGAGGAAGTCGCAGAAGTACATCGCCCTCCTCAAGACAGTCACCATTGTGCTGGGCGTCTTCATCGCCTGTTGGCtgcccctcttcctcctcctcctcctggactTTTTCTGCCCGGCCCGCACTTGCAGCCTGCTCTATAAGGCTGATTACTTCCTGGGAGTAGCCATGGTCAACTCACTCCTCAACCCAATCATCTACACTCTGACCAGTAAGGACATGAGGAGAGCTATCCTGAGGCTGCTCTGTCGGCCGTGTCTGATGACCAGAGATGGCCAGGTGAAGAAGATCGGGATGCCGTTCCTGGAGTGCAGTTTCAGTAAAACTGAGGTTGCATCCCAGAAGCTGGAGGGCGGACCGGAGACGACAATTTCCTCTGGGAACGTTATCACCACCCCGTCTCCTATTAAGGCCCTTTACCCGAAACTCTTCAAGTCATAA